Within the Portunus trituberculatus isolate SZX2019 chromosome 26, ASM1759143v1, whole genome shotgun sequence genome, the region ttttgttgaagtGAAAGGCAAACCTGTGTGCCTAGTTTGTGGGGATGCGTTAGCAGTAATGAAGAAGGCCAATGTGGAGCGTCATTACAgctcaaaacatgctaagctCAGTGATTTGGGAGGACAAATGCGTCTGGATAAAATCAATGCTCTTCGGCGGTGTTTAGAATCACAACAAGCCTCTTTCACAAGACCTCGGTGTGACAGAGACAACGTTATTCAGACGAGTTATGCACTGAGTGACCTAATTGCCAAGAAGCTGAAGCCTCACATAGAGGGAGAGTTTGTGAAAGAGTGCATCGTTAAAGCTGCGGAGTTGCTAGCGCCAGACAAACTTCAGTTATTTCAGAGTGTTAGTTTGTCTCGTAGAACCGTCTCAGATCGGATTACTGACTTAGCACAAGATATTCATAAAACACTGAAGGATTCTGCAAGAGATTTCCAGTTCTTCTCTGTGGCTTGTGACGAGACAACAGACATAACAAATACCGCCCAACTGGCCATTTTGTTCGTGGAATAACGGCCGAGTTTGACACACGAGAGGAATTGCTGTCATTGGAAGCCATGCATGGCACCACAACTGGTGAGGACTTGTTTGAGAGTCTTGTTTCGTCAATGAACAAACTAGAGTTAACATTTGAAAAGTTAAGTGGCCTCACTACTGATGGAGCTCCAGCCATGGTTGGCTCACAAAAGGGTTAATTGCTTTTGTTAAGAAAGAACTGAATCGTCTCTGTCTTGATCCAAGTGATTTAATAATATGCCACTGCATCATACATCAAGAAAATTTATGTGCATTGTCATTGAGGCTCAATAATGTAATGACAACAGTAGTGTCATGCATAAATTTTATCAAGAGCAGAGGGCTAAACAGCCGCCAGTT harbors:
- the LOC123509224 gene encoding general transcription factor II-I repeat domain-containing protein 2B-like, which encodes MKKANVERHYSSKHAKLSDLGGQMRLDKINALRRCLESQQASFTRPRCDRDNVIQTSYALSDLIAKKLKPHIEGEFVKECIVKAAELLAPDKLQLFQSVSLSRRTVSDRITDLAQDIHKTLKDSARDFQFFSVACDETTDITNTAQLAILFVE